GGTACTGTACTGACGGCCTGAAGTATTTCCAGAAGTGTTTAGTACCTGCTGTAGTGTATTGGTATGCATCCCCTCCTGTGCATTCCCCTGGTAAATAGCATACACATCATTAGCTGTTAGCGAATTAGCTACCAGGGCGACCATCTTGGCGCTGCTGGCAACGCTGCCACCTGCATTGTATCGCAGGTCAAGGATCAATTCATTGATATTGGCAGCCTTTAATTTGGTAATAGCCTGTATCAACTGTCCATCGTTATTCTCTGCAAACGACCGGTAATTGAGGTAACCGGTCACTATGCCATTGGCGCTATATGTGCGCGTATACTGTATGGCATTTTCACCTGCAAAGCCCGGAGCAAGGTTTATCTCCTTTCCTTCCAGCACCGCCCCACCATTATAATCTGCCAGGGTAAGGGTTATGGGCAAACGGCTTTTCAGAATATGCGTTATAGCATTGAGATTTGAACTATTGATGGCCTCGCTATTAACCCGGGTAAAATAGGTTCCCCTCTTAAAACCTGCATTGGCGGCCGCACTGCCTATACTAACATCGGTTACTACCCCCAGGTAGCCTGCTCCGGCGGGCAATTGTAACAAGGCATAATGAAACCCATATATAAAATAGGAATTTGATGCCGGTTGCAGGGAACTCCCATCGCTGATCCACGAAAACCGGTCAGCTACCGACAACAGGGAAGCAAAGAAAGAAGCGGTATTTAAGGAATAATCCGGTGAAGTGTTAATGCTGCTGTTCCAGTAGTAATAACGTTTCATACTATCCAGCACCCATTTATTGATTATTCCCAGGGAATCTGTAGGTATGTAACCACCCGGATAGTCCTTTTTTGAGCAACCGGACAGCATAAATATACTCACAGCAACGATAAAAGTGATAAGGCGTGCACGCATGGTTAAGTGCAAATTAGGCCTGCAATTTTATTATTTCTTTCACAATAAATGGGAACAACTTATTATCTAATCTTTAACTTGTTTATTTACAAAAATAGCGGCTGGTGTGTGGCCCGGCCGCTATACAAGAGATGAAAAGAAAAAACCAAGTGTAACATCTTCTACAATATAAACTTTATTGCAGATGTTATCAGGTTGTAGCTGCAACCTGATAACGATGAACATTGATACACCTTTGTTCATCAAAAGTAAAAATTAATTGTTTAATAACAAAACGGTAATGGATAGGTATATGATAAGGACAGATTACATTATTCTACAATTACGGTTTTGCATGCACCGTTATGTATATCCCAGCGGTATAGAAGGCATCAGGCAGCAGGAGATACCAAAAATAAAGCCTCCCAATCAAATAGATGGGAAGGCCCTACTTTATTATTATTGATAATTTATTTCAATGCATTCTTAATCTCTTCCGCAGCATACCGGATAAGAGATTGTACTTCGGGTATCTGTGACAGCGGGTTCAGCATACCATAATCGTGGATCATGCCCTGGCAGCGGATCAGCGATACGGGTACACCGGCCTGGTTCATTTTTCTGGCGTAGGCTTCGCCCTGGTCGCGCAATATATCGTTCTCAGCTGTTTGCACCAGGGCTGGCGGCAGTCCTTTTAACTGATCGAGTGAAGCGCGTAAGGGCGAAACAAAAATATCTTCGCGATGCGTATCGCTGGCTGTATAATTATCCCAGAACCAGATCATCATATTGCGGGTAAGAAAGCGATCATTGGCAAATTGATGAAACGATTCCGAATCGAAGTTGGCATCGGTAACCGGCCAAAACAAAACCTGGAATTGTAATTCCGGTCCTTTTTTCTCTTTGCACATCAGGGCCACTACAGCGGCCATATTACCCCCTACACTATTGCCCACCACGGCCAGCTTTTTTCCATTTACATTGATGTCCGCGCCATTCTCCGCCACCCATTTGGTAGCCACATAAGCTTCCGTAACGGCCACGGGGTATTTTGCTTCGGGCGATGGCGTATATTCAACAAACACGGCCGCCATGCCGGAATGTACCACCAGGTCGCGCACCAGGCGTTGGTGAGTTGGGAAATCGCCCAGCACCCAGCCGCCGCCATGGAAGAACATAAATGCCGGTAATTCCTTATCCACCCCGGCCGGACGCACCACGTACAATTTAACCGTAAGCCCGTCCTGGGTAATTGTTTTTTCCATCACGTCAATGCCCGATAGGTCAACCGATACCGATTTCTGGGCGCCTACCAGCACCTGGCGGGCTTCCTGCGGCGTCATTTTCTCCATCGGTTTTCCGTCACCACTGTTCAGTGCTTTCAAAAATGCTTTTGTTTGAACCTCAATAGAAGGATCAGTAGCATAGTTAACTACTTCAGCTGTAATTGACATGTCTGTTGGTTTTGAATGTTAACAATAATGAATTAAGCAATGTGATTCTCAGTAACGGGCGACTATGGCTACTTATCAGGCGGGTGCGGAAAAAAGAAAGGACATACAAGGTAGGCATTCAGTCAATGCGAAGAGCAGGTGGCTGCATTAATTTTATATGACTTAAATCAAATTCTTTTACCTGGGGTATAACTGGGTTTGGGGAACCAGCTCCTGTTCCTGGGAAGGGCTTTGCCAGAAGAGGTAGAGGGCCGACCGGTCGTCCTGGTTAAAGTATTCCAGTTTGATGGCGTATTTTTTCCCGGCCTCCAGTTTTATTGCAGGGGAAGTATGCGTTGTGGTATACAGATCGTGCCAGCGATCGATGAGCAGTTTATCATTTACCCATAACCGAACCCCGCCGGCCACTTCAGCAGAAAAAGTATAGTCTTCGGTATATTGAGGTTGTACAAAACCCGTAAAGCGGATGCTGTATTTATTATCTTTTATTTTATAATGAACACCCGTTGCCAGGCCCGGCAGCGGAATGCGCCATTCGGGAAAACTGATCAACGGATCCACGCGCGCTTCCACGGCGGTATCATAATCATTGCCGTTATAATAAACACCTTTCAGCCCTTCGCCATTACCCCATACCAATGGGGCAAAGGCAGAGATGGCTGTTCGTCCGGCCTTTGTAAGCATGTAGGGCTGTCCTTTTATGGGTTGAACCCTTATCACTTCCTCCTTGCCCGCATCGGGCGTAAAATGAATGTCACCACGCAGCTCACATTGCACCACGTCTAGCGATTTCGGCAGATTGGAGCTCGCGTTTTCAATAGCCCCTTTTGTTCCACCTTTGATGATACAGTTACGCAGCAGAATGGGACGTGAACCTTTGGCCGGGCCTTCCACCATCCGGAATGGATAAGGAATTTGCGCCCCGCCATCGAGTGTCAAATTCTCAATGCGCACGCCATTGGCGCCGCTGGCGGCATGGTCTTCAAACACGCTGTTGTATATATAACCACCATTGTAGGTATAGTTGTTTACATAGGCGCCATGGTTTACGCCCACCTTGCAATTGTAGATAGTAGTTTGTTCCAGCACATGGTTCTTGCCATTGTTCTGCCAGCTGCGAATACCGCAATCGGAATTATGCACCACATTGCCTTTAAAGATCCAGGCAGATTCAATGGGCATTTCTTCCCAATCATACGCGGCATTCACGGTTTCCAGCCCCTGCTGACCAGCCACTACATTGCTGTCGCAGCGATTGTCGTCGCCCATGCTCAGCACAAAGGCATGCGTACCAAATGTGGGAGCCCCTTTTGTGTCGATCGAGATAGCGCCCTGCAAGTATTTGGGCGACGCCACCAGGTTATGGGCCCATACGGTGCGATGCGTGGCATCGGGCAGGTCCCACCAAAAGGGCGCTTCCATACAATTGAAGGCGATGTTGTGCGTCATGGTAATGCCATTGCTTACATGCGGCACGTAGGCATGGTTATCTATATCGCGCATCACACAGCCATCGATAACCGATCCATCGCTGCCATCATCACAATGGTGAAAATGCAGGCCATAGCGGCCCAGCACCTGTTCTTTTACGGCAGAACCGCCCTGGTCTTTACGCGGGCCTAAATACCTGAAGGCCACCTGTTGCACCGATTGCGCCACAGAGGAGCGAATAAAAATATGCGACTTACCAGTGGCTGTACCTTCGATGCGCACATTGCGGGTAAGGTTACCTACTTCGGCCGTCCATAAATTATTGATGAGCGGATGAGCGGTAGTCGCCGCATTCAGCAAGATCGCATTCCCTTTTATAGCAGTGATGGTACGAACATCTACATTACGCGCATCAGCTGCCGTTGGCGTGATAATTATTTCATCGCCCACCAGCCAGCCTCCGGCATTTTTAACAGTAATACTAGTAGCGCCCGCAGCAATGGAAGAAGTGGCGTTTGTCCAGCTGGTTTTTCTTTGCCCCTGTAACTGCAACTGCCCCGCTCCCATTACCCACAAGCCAATGTCACTGCTAATCATGTCCATGCCGCTGCCCACCATTTTATCTTCATCGATGCCGGTAAACCGAAGCGTTTGAATGATAGATAGTTTGGCAGGCTGCATTTGCCATTGCCCGGTAACCAGGATGTTTTTGGAAGAACTGATAACAACAGCACGCGTGGGATCAACGATCAGTTTACCCACCACGTGCATTCCAGAAACGGTAACATCCTTATCCACGATCACCGTATTACCCGCTGCAATAACCGGTGCATCGTTTGGCCCCGGCACCTTTCCCCCCCAGGTAGCGGCATTTGACCAGTTACCACTGCGTACACTGGAGATGGTAGCGGTAAAGGTGGCCGCGTTTGCACCACAGGAAATTACAGGACCTGGTGGACGGCTGAAACCGAGCACCAGCATAACGATGTAACAAGCTATTATGAATTGAGATTGCATGGGGTTTGTGTGTATAAAATTACCACATTTCAGGATAGCAACAAGACCTGTCAGGTCCGCTTTATCCGCCCGCCTTATCAGTCTGTTGCTGCGGACCTGACAGGTCGGCCCTCGCTGAAGTAACCTCAACCCCAATTTTTTCAGCTTCACCCCGTTCGCTCAAAATTCACACCTAAACAATTCCATCTTTACCCTAAAAAGTATGAATAAACAATCGCTCCTGTATTGTGTACTGACGTTTTTGACGCTTGGCTTTACGAATTGTAAAAAGAAGACAGACAATCCGCCTGTTACCAATTTTCATTTTTATGATTCGATGCAGCTGGATGGGTATCTCCGTACGTATTTACTGAACCTGCCACCCAATTATAACGACAGCAGTAATTTTCCATTGGTGATCGCCCTGCATGGATTAGCAGGCAGCGCCAGCCAGATGGAGCAGGATTATGGGTTGACTGCCAAATCGAACAGCGCGCATTTCATCCTGGTGTACCCGGAAGGCGTGCAAAGCGATGGCATCCTGGGCATCCGCACCTGGAATGCCGGCACCTGTTGTGATTTTGCCATGCAGCACAGCATCGATGATGTACATTTTATAAAACAACTAATTGCGAAGCTCACCAGTAGTTATAAGATCAATCCCAAAAGGATCTATGTGACAGGCATGAGCAATGGCGCTATGATGACGTACCGGCTGGCCTGTGAGCTTTCTAACCAACTGGCGGCCATTGCACCCGTGAGCGGAACGTTGTTAACGCTGCAGCCCTGTAATGCGGTCAGAGCGGTGCCGGTGCTGCACATCCATTCAGCCATCGACACCAAGGTGCCCTATGCCGGCGGGTATGGACTGGCCAACTATTATTTTCCACCCGTTGACTCTACCCTGCGCGTCTGGGCCGGGATCGACAAATGCACTATAACCCCGCAGGTTATCACAGATGCGAGCCTGTATACACAAACGCAGTACATGAATTGCAGTCCGAACACTACCGTACAATTATACCTCACCAAAGACGGCGGACACTCCTGGCCAGGAGGATTGCCAGCCAGCGTTAATGCAGATCCTCCATCATCAGCGTTTAATGCGACTGATTTGATCTGGAGCTTCTTTAGTCAGTATGAGTTGCCATAATTAGTTCGGAGTTCCAGGTTCAGAGTTCAGAGTTCCAAGTTCAGAGTTCCAAGTTCAGAGTTCCGGGTTCAGAGTTCCAGGTTCAGAGTTCAGAGTTCCGGGTTTAAAGTTCCAGGATTAAAATATCAGGTTACAGGTTGCAGGGATTAGAATTCCCTGTAACTTGCAACCTGTAACATTTTCTTCCAAAATCCGCTACCAGCGCGGGTATCCGATCAGTGCCCATTGATAAAAATTTCGTCGTTTTGGCAAAATTCAAAAATGCACCTTATTAATTTACAGGAAAATACATACTACTGATATAAATATTAAATCCGAGTACCGGGAGGTTTTACATTTACAAAACAAATCCTGACTGACACCAGCGATTCAAGCACACTAACGATTACTTTTAGTATTAACTGATAGATCAAGAGGCAACAACACTTTCAGTTCATTTACCTTAACCTATATTATGAAAAAACAAACACGTGCAGAGATCGATCAGAAAAAAATAATAAAGGCCAGGGAGATCATAGATGCAGAATTTTACAAACCGATAACGCTGGAATACCTCAGCAGGCGCGTGGGCATGAGTCCGAAGAAGCTCGCCGCCGAATTTCCCAAAATATATTATCAAAGCATACAGAAATACCTGACCACGGCGCGTGCACTCACCGGCATGCAATTGTTACTAGAAACCAATCTGCACATTTACGAGATAGCCTGGGAAACCGGCTATGATGTTACCCGTCCGTTCTCAATCATGTTTAAAAAGGTTACCGGGCGGGCGCCATCCATCTGGCGAAAATTACAGCAAAGCAATCCCCCTGGAACAGTCCCTTATATACTACTCAACCGGTAGAACTTCCCCAAAACCAGCGACGCAAATCACATACAGTCCCAACCCGACATGAGATTGTGTGTATTATCTATCATTAAACCAGTTCCAATGCGTAACAGAAAGAAGTTAAAGAAGCATGTAGTGACCGCTATTACTGCGGCGAAAGAAATTTTCGATCACAACCTGGGCGATGAATGCACCGCTTACAAAACAGCCCTGAAGTATGGCGTATGCCGCAATGTGCTGCAAAAGGCATTCAAGGATGAATACGGCGTAGGAATCAGAGATTACCGCTTACGGGTACGAATGGAGAAATCGAAAGACATGCTGGCAGCAGGCAAAGATGCAAAGGAGATCTCCATTACACTGCACTACAGTAACCCCAGTGCATTTAACAATGCATTCAAAAGATACTTCAAGGTAACACCAAAAGAGATGTTCGACTTTACTGAAGGCGATAGTTTTTGTGCTTAATTTTATTGAGCACGATTATGACTACACGTAATTAACCATGAATCAATCAATAGCAATGAAACGTGTGCAAAGTATAAATAAGTTGTGCGAAGTATCAATAGAAATCACTTGACTTTCGCCTTTCGATGACCGTATATTTGATGTATCAAAAGGATGAATGCTCCGGGAGTTGAACCGGAAGATGCAAAGAAGATATAATCACCAATACTTATTGCGAGGAATTACACCATTAGATTGGAGAGCCATTTATTTGTCTAAACAATAAATAGAGCATGGAAACCTTATTCAAAGTTCCGGCAACGACCGGGGCCAACCGGTTTGTGCCGGAGAATGAAATGAATGACAATTATCGCATCAGGCGGTTATCTATTTTTATCCACGCGTACAATGAAGAGAACTCGATTACATCATTCCTCGGCCACATCAATGAAGTAAAGCTGATATGTAATTTAGAAAAGGATGCGATTATTGTGAATAATTATAGCGCAGATAATACCGAAGCGTCATTACGGACCTCTTTCGCAAATACCCCCAACCTTACAAATAGCTACCTCAAGTATATACAGCACGATGTAAATGCGGCTATCCATTCGGGTATCGACCAGACAATGGTCGATTACCCGCTAATTCAGGATGCTGACCTGAAATATGACCCGGGCGAGTATAATACGTTGTTAAAACCAATACTACCCGGTTCGGCAAATGTGGAATACGGCTCAAGATTTATGGGTGGCTGGCAATCCACACCGCATCCCATTCTTCTGGCCTTCTATTGGAAACCACGTGCTTACCTTTTTCTCAAATATGTTCAGCAATTTGAACCTGACTGACATGGAAACCGGTTACAAGTTATTCCGTACCTCCATTATACAATGGATTTATTCTGTCTAACGTGTTAATCACTCATCTTTAGTATTCCCCAAAAACAATAGATCTATTCCGAACTATAAGACATTTTAGTCATCGTCTCAATGGTCATCTAAATAAAAGTAATTCTTATAAAGCTTGTTTTATGAACAGATCCACCTTATCAGACATTACAGTTAAAAAAAATTTCCTTGACCAAACCAATTGGTCGAAAAGGGTAATAATTAACGAAGTAATTGCAATAGCTTTAATATTACTATTCGCTTACGCCGCAATTACAAAAATCCAAGACTACCAAGCGTTTACAGCACAAATAGCAACTTCACCAATTTTAGCTTGGATATCAAAACCGATGGCGATCTTTATCCCAACAGTTGAACTCATAACTTGTTTAGCATTAATTATCCCGAAACTTCGCCTGTATGGTTTGTATGCCTCCTTTGCTTTGATGTTGAGCTTTACATTATATATATCGGCCCTATTTACATTTAGTACAAAGCTACCTTGCAGCTGCGGTGGCATCATAGACGAGTTAGGCTGGAAAAACCATTTAATATTTAACTGCTTCTTTGTATTGATATCTATAATTGGTATAAGACTTGAAAAGGGCTTATTGAAAACAAAACATGAAAAACTTGCCTAATTTACAACGGAATATCGATCATCGTAATCTAAAATACCATCAAGCGAAAAAAAACGAACCAAAATACATCCACTTCTTAAATCAAATATCATTGCTGAATATGCAGCTCATCAATTCCCAACTCAAGCAAACAGATATTACTTGTTTATAGGTTGCTGTTACTCTGATCAAGTCGCAGTAGCCAGCTTATCCAAATTAAGTTTCCAGGCCAGAAATAAACTTTGGATAGATGGGGAAGCCGAAAACCATAAAATCGAGTAGGCGCTAACAATTAAACCTTAAGTTTAGCTTTTTGATTTTAAAAAGCATTTTATTATGAAAAATGTAAAAATAACATTAGGAGCATTGGCATTTTTAACTACTATCGCTACAACATATGCCTTCAAAAAGCTTCCTAGCACCCTATTTATTCAGCAAACTCCTAACTCCTGCGTTGCTATCGCTTGTCATGAAAATGACCAAGATGTAAATCCAGCAACAGGTTTGCCTGAAGATTGCGACATTGCAGGTACAAAATACAGAACACAAGTTAGCTCTACAACTTGTTCTAATCCAGTGACAGTTGCGTTCAAGGCATTCAATTAATCCTTGTCGGATATTTTAAGGGCTGCTTTTTACAAGCAGCCCTTTCATTAGCCAAGCTCTTATATAAATCTTTTTAATCGAAAAATATTCGGAGCAATAATACTAATGCGTCGTAAAGTATTGAATGAAAATTTATGACGTGAATATATAAGTTGAATCAACAGTAGCGACTATAAAATAATTTATATGAATAAAGTTATCCTATTTCCAACCTTGCTTATATATGTTTATCTGATTGGCTGCTTGCAAAAAGGACTCAACCCCAAACTTACGACGTTGAAACCCTTTAATATTCTACTCACAGATAGTACTGTCTGCAATATTAAAAAGCTACCTAATAACGATTTTACAATCCTCATGTATTTTGACCCCAATTGCAAATTCAGTCAACAACAAACAGAAACCATTATTAGAAATATTAAATTATTAAAAAACGTTCATTTTTATTTTTTTACTAATAAATCGTTTATAACGATGAATGAGTTCAAGGAATATTATAAGCTAGGAAACTATAAAAACATAACCGTAGGTAGAGATTATACGAACTATTTTTCCAAGGAATTTTCAGCATATTCATATCCCTGGCTAGTGATATATAATAAACAACAAAAGCTAAAGAAAGTAATAATAGGCGGCACAGACATTGAAACAATTAAAAATTTAACCAGCGCCAATCCCAGTTAATACACTGTTAAATAGAAAGAGAAGTAACAAGTAGATCTATCTTTTAGAAAGGCATCCTCAATTACACCGTTTCTTAGGATAAAGCAGTTCACAATAACATTCTAAATATAATTACAATAAACTTAGTTGTAATTTGATAAAAATCCCTTTACATTTATTTGAAATATTTCACATTTTTAATTTTAGTTACATTATGTACCCGAGTATCTTTCTTAGTTATATGTAATTCCTTTTGACAAATTTTACAATCGCTCCCACAACTTCCATTTAAATCAAGTGTTAATCCAAGATCTTTTCCCTTTTTCATTGCTGGTATTCCTCTAGACATCCATAATGGAACTGCATCCCCCTTTAAATAATGATCAAAAAACTGCGAGAGACGGATAGAATAGTCAATTCTTGGTTCATAATTATATAGTCCGTGTTCCTCTCCATCATATTGAAGCATCCAAGCTTTTTTACCAAGTCTCCTAAGGGCGGTAAACCATTCCACGCCTTGTCCCCACGAAACAGCTTTATCCCCTTTATTATGCAAAATCAAAATTGGAGTCTTAACTTTATTTGCAGAAAAAATAGGAGAGTTTTGAATATATAAGCCCGGATTTTGCCAGAGAGTAACACCAATACGTCCCTGGCTTTTCTCATACATAAACTGTTTGCTTTCATTATTCCAAAGCCCATTATAATCACTAACAAGATCCGACATACCCGCAGCCGGGGCTGCTGCAGCAAAGACATTAGTTTGAGTCACTAAATAATTTGTTTCATATCCACCATAACTAATTCCACTTAATCCGAGTCTTGAACTATCAAACCATGAATACTTTGAAAGATACCTAATAGCAGACACTGTAGAATTGTAGGCACTATATCCGGGCCTTCCTTTAATAAATTTAATTCCCGGCCTAAATACAACGTATCCGTTGCTTACGAAATATGGAATATCTATTTCCCCATTACTCGGCTCGGGATATCGAAAATAATGAAGAAGCCCAGGGTACTGATAAAAATTAAAAATTACTGGGTATTTTAGCTTAGGGTCAAAATTCTCAGGCTTGAATAAGATTCCCTCGTTTTCATTCCCATCAAACATCTTCCATCGAATAAGTTCAGCAGTCATCCAGTTAAATTCACTTTGTGGATGAATATCACTAATTGGCTGAAAATCCTGAAATGACCGAGTCCAAAATAGATTAGGTGCGTCTTCACAATTATAACGCTTTATTATAAACACCTCCGACTGCTTTGCCTTTACAATTGGAATATAATCATAGGGACCCATAACCAATAATTTAGGATCTATTGATCCATATCCTAATTGTACCTGAAAAAAACCGTTATCCCAGTTTGATAAGTTGAAAACCTTTATTAGTATTTTACTGTTGGATGAGAAAACCGGCAACTCTCCAAAATCAAAAGTAGACACGCGCAATCTTAATTTATGTTTACGCCCATAATTATTCGTAATGTTTAAGGGTTTATTGTAGCCTTTAGGATCTATCTTCCAAATATCAAAGTTATCATTAATTAATACAAAAGAATCATCTTTTAACCAGCCAGAAATTCCGTAAGGAACTTTAAAACTAGGAAAGGTATTATCAGCAAACAGAGGAACAGGCACCTTTGTTGTAATTTTTTTTAACTGGCCAGTATTAACATTATAACTATAATACTGCTTCTCCATCCTATCGGGCCAAATGACATAATTACCACTAGGAGAAAAATTAACATCCGCTGTTTCTATCGATGTTTTACCTTTTACAAGAGTTCTGCTTGTCCCGTCTTTCAAGGAAACAAGCAATACATCTAGTTTATTCAATTGATTCCAGAACTTTTCGTCATTATTTATTTTTTTGAAAACTAATGCGTAATCTCCATTCCCTCCCACACTCAATTTAACATTTCTCGCATCATCTTCACCAGAATTGATAGCCACTAAATTATTCCCTTTAATATCGTATATCGCATTAATATAATTAGAAAAATCGCTTTCATTTAACTGCTCAGTTTGAAGTTTTTTGTCTAAATAATGCCAAACATCCAATTTAACTGAATTCGAGGAAGCCTCTTCAAGAGATTTATCTTCAAAATTTCTTAAGGTAAAAAATAATCGTTTCCCGTTGGGGCTGAATTTGGGTGCAGGGAATGGACTTATGCGTAGTTCAGAATTAATTCCTTTAGTATTTTCTGAAATAAGAGTAACGGCTCTCCGCATTTCATGATTAAGAAACATAATCTTGTAGGTATTTCCCTTTTCCTCATTTCCTTTTACAAAAAAAATCGTTTGATTTCCTTCTCGATCAAAAATTAACCCTTCAACTTTATTGTTGCTCTTAAATATAGTATCTGCTGAAAAATTTGCCATATTTATCCGTCTCAGATAAATTAAAGGGATAGGTACCTTTACTTCTGACTGTAACAATAAAGATGTTCCGGGACCATTAAGATAATAATCAGTAATACCTTGAAAGCTCTTTTCTATTTGTCTGGAAAAGTCTCGAACAATAACCTCCATATCTTTTGTCCGATAAACAATTAGGTTATCAGCAAGCAAAGTTGGAACTTTATAACTTTGTACCCCTCCAATTACTTCTATTGATTTATCAATTAAATTTAGAAAAACGAGGGTATCAGATGGTAAGTGATAAATTAATATTTTATCTCCAAAAATTAGGTTTGCCGTTCTTACGCCCTGGACTTCCTTTTTCCATCCAGTTTCCAATTCATGAATAAACATTGTAAAGGCACCTCTTGCCGCACCGGCAAAGTATATAACTCGCTTTCCGTCCTTTGAAATAATTGAGTTATAAAAAGAAGATTTGTCGCTACCCATCCATCTTCCATAAACAGAATGGTCAATGCTGCGTTTTTGCGCAAGAAGCGGCAAAGCGTAAAAGGAGAAAGTTATGTATAGAATAAGATTTTTCATCTGACGACAAACAATTTGAAAGTTATTTTCATAATAAATTAGGTATAAAATCTAATTCGGTCAAATTATATAATAGCCAGCGAACACATTTTTGTATTACTAATTTGACATCTATTATAAGCTTTTCTAAAGAATCAAGCTAAAGCACATAATTGGCATAGATTACCGAGATATTAAACTAAGTGGCGTTGTACATCACCACCCACAAAAGAAGCCCTAGGACAAGATAGAAAAGCCGTGATTATATTCTTTGTATACATCAATAAAGGTTCTCGCAATTAACGAAATCCAGCGAGAACGATGCCATATAATTTCATCAAAGACATTAACTAACGTTATCTATGTACTTACAGCCAGATGTCGATAAAATTAAGGCCATGTCGGCTCACCCGTTCTCATCTTTTCCAAAGTTTTTTGATACACTAATTTATTTTCTGGATTTGCAATATTCCAGGCTCGCTGTTCCCAAGATATCGCGTCATTCTTTTTTCCTAGTTTATAAAGAATATTCGCATAGGTATCCATATTTGAGTGTTCTTCCTTTCCATTAACAATTAGAGTCTTTTTACTCCACTCCAGCGCTATTTTCAAATCCACAGGATTATCACTATGTTCAAACACTTGCCAAGCAAAATCATTATACCCACTAGTAGTGATGCTAAGAGGATACTTATTAATATAAGTAATTAATGATTCTATATACTCAGGCCATTGGCTTCTTTGTTTATAAAAATCACGTTTAAAGAAACCGACTGTCTTATCTGCAACTAATGCGTTGTACTTTTTCTCAAGCTTATTCTGAATCTTCTGCCAATCAGGAACCCAATTCGTTGAACTTCTTAAAGCAACA
The Niastella koreensis GR20-10 genome window above contains:
- a CDS encoding helix-turn-helix domain-containing protein; translation: MRNRKKLKKHVVTAITAAKEIFDHNLGDECTAYKTALKYGVCRNVLQKAFKDEYGVGIRDYRLRVRMEKSKDMLAAGKDAKEISITLHYSNPSAFNNAFKRYFKVTPKEMFDFTEGDSFCA
- a CDS encoding glycosyltransferase gives rise to the protein METLFKVPATTGANRFVPENEMNDNYRIRRLSIFIHAYNEENSITSFLGHINEVKLICNLEKDAIIVNNYSADNTEASLRTSFANTPNLTNSYLKYIQHDVNAAIHSGIDQTMVDYPLIQDADLKYDPGEYNTLLKPILPGSANVEYGSRFMGGWQSTPHPILLAFYWKPRAYLFLKYVQQFEPD
- a CDS encoding MauE/DoxX family redox-associated membrane protein produces the protein MNRSTLSDITVKKNFLDQTNWSKRVIINEVIAIALILLFAYAAITKIQDYQAFTAQIATSPILAWISKPMAIFIPTVELITCLALIIPKLRLYGLYASFALMLSFTLYISALFTFSTKLPCSCGGIIDELGWKNHLIFNCFFVLISIIGIRLEKGLLKTKHEKLA
- a CDS encoding S9 family peptidase, whose product is MKNLILYITFSFYALPLLAQKRSIDHSVYGRWMGSDKSSFYNSIISKDGKRVIYFAGAARGAFTMFIHELETGWKKEVQGVRTANLIFGDKILIYHLPSDTLVFLNLIDKSIEVIGGVQSYKVPTLLADNLIVYRTKDMEVIVRDFSRQIEKSFQGITDYYLNGPGTSLLLQSEVKVPIPLIYLRRINMANFSADTIFKSNNKVEGLIFDREGNQTIFFVKGNEEKGNTYKIMFLNHEMRRAVTLISENTKGINSELRISPFPAPKFSPNGKRLFFTLRNFEDKSLEEASSNSVKLDVWHYLDKKLQTEQLNESDFSNYINAIYDIKGNNLVAINSGEDDARNVKLSVGGNGDYALVFKKINNDEKFWNQLNKLDVLLVSLKDGTSRTLVKGKTSIETADVNFSPSGNYVIWPDRMEKQYYSYNVNTGQLKKITTKVPVPLFADNTFPSFKVPYGISGWLKDDSFVLINDNFDIWKIDPKGYNKPLNITNNYGRKHKLRLRVSTFDFGELPVFSSNSKILIKVFNLSNWDNGFFQVQLGYGSIDPKLLVMGPYDYIPIVKAKQSEVFIIKRYNCEDAPNLFWTRSFQDFQPISDIHPQSEFNWMTAELIRWKMFDGNENEGILFKPENFDPKLKYPVIFNFYQYPGLLHYFRYPEPSNGEIDIPYFVSNGYVVFRPGIKFIKGRPGYSAYNSTVSAIRYLSKYSWFDSSRLGLSGISYGGYETNYLVTQTNVFAAAAPAAGMSDLVSDYNGLWNNESKQFMYEKSQGRIGVTLWQNPGLYIQNSPIFSANKVKTPILILHNKGDKAVSWGQGVEWFTALRRLGKKAWMLQYDGEEHGLYNYEPRIDYSIRLSQFFDHYLKGDAVPLWMSRGIPAMKKGKDLGLTLDLNGSCGSDCKICQKELHITKKDTRVHNVTKIKNVKYFK